A window of bacterium genomic DNA:
TGCATTTTCCCTCCGGGTCATCAAGCACCACGTACTGATAGCCCTGGTCGTTGATAGATTTCCCCTGGCGCACCAGCCCGTGAGGACAGACATCAACACACAGGACAC
This region includes:
- a CDS encoding 4Fe-4S dicluster domain-containing protein encodes the protein MPTIKINQDKCKGCVLCVDVCPHGLVRQGKSINDQGYQYVVLDDPEGKCTGCTVCAIVCPDMCVEVYK